A region of Massilia sp. WG5 DNA encodes the following proteins:
- the guaA gene encoding glutamine-hydrolyzing GMP synthase: protein MHSKILILDFGSQVTQLIARRVRDAGVFSEVYPYDIGDDFVRNYGASGVILSGSHNSTLEGDSPRAPQAVFELGVPVLGICYGMQTMAAQLGGKVENGKVREFGYAEVRARGHTRLLNGINDFVTDEGHGMLKVWMSHGDKVLEMPEGFKLMGSTDSCPVAAMADEERRFYALQFHPEVTHTTQGEAIIGRFVHEICGCKSDWNMPDYIGEAVEKIRAQVGTDEVILGLSGGVDSSVAAALIHRAIGDQLTCVFVDHGLLRKDEGKMVMDMFAKNLGVKVLRIDASEQFMGHLAGVTDPEQKRKIIGREFVEVFQAESQKLTSAKWLAQGTIYPDVIESAGKGKKGQTIKSHHNVGGLPETLNLKLLEPLRELFKDEVRKLGVALGLPHDMVYRHPFPGPGLGVRILGEVKREYADLLREADAIFIEELRNTPFVAPMVPGIDAGKAPVNWYEATSQAFAVFLPVKSVGVMGDGRTYEYVVALRAVQTLDFMTAQWAHLPHDLLGRVSNRIINEVRGLNRVVYDISGKPPATIEWE from the coding sequence ATGCATTCCAAAATCCTCATTCTCGACTTCGGTTCCCAGGTTACCCAGCTGATCGCGCGCCGCGTGCGCGATGCCGGCGTGTTCTCCGAAGTCTATCCCTACGATATCGGCGACGATTTCGTCCGCAACTACGGCGCCTCCGGCGTGATCCTGTCGGGCAGCCACAACTCGACCCTCGAGGGCGACTCGCCGCGCGCGCCACAGGCCGTGTTCGAACTGGGCGTGCCGGTGCTCGGCATCTGCTACGGCATGCAGACCATGGCGGCCCAGCTGGGCGGCAAGGTCGAGAACGGCAAGGTGCGCGAATTCGGTTACGCCGAAGTGCGCGCCCGCGGCCATACCAGGCTGCTGAACGGTATCAACGACTTCGTCACCGACGAAGGCCACGGCATGCTGAAGGTCTGGATGAGCCACGGCGACAAGGTCCTGGAAATGCCGGAAGGCTTCAAGCTGATGGGCTCGACGGATTCCTGCCCGGTCGCCGCGATGGCCGACGAAGAGCGCCGTTTCTACGCCCTGCAGTTCCACCCGGAAGTCACCCACACGACCCAGGGCGAAGCCATCATCGGCCGCTTCGTGCACGAGATCTGCGGCTGCAAGAGCGACTGGAACATGCCGGACTACATCGGCGAAGCGGTCGAGAAGATCCGCGCCCAGGTCGGCACCGACGAGGTCATCCTCGGCCTGTCCGGCGGCGTCGACTCGAGCGTGGCCGCGGCCCTGATCCACCGCGCCATCGGCGACCAGCTGACCTGCGTCTTCGTCGACCACGGCCTTCTGCGCAAGGACGAGGGCAAGATGGTGATGGACATGTTCGCCAAGAACCTCGGCGTGAAGGTGCTGCGCATCGACGCCTCCGAGCAGTTCATGGGCCACCTGGCCGGCGTGACCGATCCGGAGCAGAAGCGCAAGATCATCGGCCGCGAATTCGTCGAGGTGTTCCAGGCCGAGTCGCAGAAGCTGACCAGCGCGAAGTGGCTGGCGCAGGGCACGATCTATCCGGACGTGATCGAATCGGCCGGCAAGGGCAAGAAGGGCCAGACCATCAAGAGCCACCACAACGTGGGCGGCCTGCCGGAAACCCTGAACCTGAAGCTGCTGGAGCCGCTGCGCGAACTGTTCAAGGACGAGGTGCGCAAGCTGGGCGTGGCCCTGGGCCTGCCGCACGACATGGTCTACCGCCACCCGTTCCCGGGTCCGGGCCTGGGCGTGCGCATCCTCGGCGAAGTGAAGCGCGAGTATGCGGACCTGCTGCGTGAAGCGGATGCGATCTTCATCGAAGAGCTGCGCAATACGCCGTTCGTGGCGCCGATGGTGCCGGGCATCGACGCCGGCAAGGCGCCTGTGAACTGGTACGAGGCGACGTCGCAGGCGTTTGCCGTGTTCCTGCCGGTGAAATCGGTGGGCGTGATGGGCGACGGGCGCACCTACGAGTACGTCGTGGCGCTGCGCGCGGTGCAGACCCTGGACTTCATGACGGCGCAATGGGCGCATCTG
- the guaB gene encoding IMP dehydrogenase → MRLLQKALTFDDVLLVPAYSNILPANTSLRTKLTRNISLNIPLLSAAMDTVTEARLAIAMAQEGGIGIIHKNLRPADQAREVARVKRFEAGVLRDPITVPPTMKIRDVTALQHQHGFSGFPVVEGKQVVGIITNRDLRFEEDLDAEVRSKMTPREKLVYVKDDADLDEAKRLMNKHRLERVLVVGDDFELRGLITVKDILKSHEHPNASKDAQGKLLVGAAVGVGDKDKERVELLVKAGVDVLVVDTAHGHSQGILDRVKWIKDTYPQVDVIGGNIATAAAARALVEAGADAVKVGIGPGSICTTRIVAGVGVPQITAISNVAEALEGTGVPCIADGGIRFSGDISKALAAGAHTVMMGSMFAGTEEAPGEVILYQGRSYKGYRGMGSLGAMAEGSADRYFQEASSKADKFVPEGIEGRVAYKGSVLAIIYQLVGGVRQSMGYCGCATIEELRAKAEFVEITSAGMRESHVHDVQITKEAPNYRSE, encoded by the coding sequence ATGCGTCTTCTTCAGAAAGCACTCACGTTCGATGATGTGCTGCTCGTCCCGGCCTACTCCAACATCCTCCCGGCCAACACGTCCCTGCGCACCAAGCTGACCCGGAATATCTCGCTGAACATTCCGCTGCTGTCCGCCGCGATGGACACCGTGACCGAAGCCCGCCTCGCAATCGCGATGGCGCAGGAGGGCGGCATCGGCATCATCCACAAGAACCTGCGTCCCGCCGACCAGGCTCGCGAAGTGGCGCGCGTCAAGCGTTTCGAGGCCGGCGTGCTGCGCGACCCGATCACGGTGCCGCCGACGATGAAGATCCGCGACGTGACCGCGCTCCAGCACCAGCATGGCTTCAGCGGCTTCCCGGTGGTGGAAGGCAAGCAGGTGGTCGGCATCATCACCAACCGCGACCTGCGCTTCGAGGAAGACCTGGACGCCGAAGTGCGCAGCAAGATGACCCCGCGCGAAAAGCTGGTCTACGTGAAGGACGACGCCGACCTCGACGAAGCCAAGCGCCTGATGAACAAGCACCGCCTCGAGCGCGTGCTGGTGGTGGGCGACGACTTCGAACTGCGCGGCCTGATCACCGTGAAGGACATCCTGAAGTCGCATGAACACCCGAACGCATCCAAGGATGCGCAGGGCAAGCTGCTGGTGGGCGCGGCAGTGGGCGTGGGCGACAAGGACAAGGAACGCGTGGAACTGCTGGTGAAGGCTGGCGTGGACGTGCTGGTGGTCGACACCGCCCACGGCCATTCGCAGGGCATCCTGGACCGCGTGAAATGGATCAAGGACACCTATCCGCAAGTCGACGTCATCGGCGGCAACATCGCCACGGCGGCGGCAGCGCGTGCGCTGGTCGAAGCCGGCGCCGACGCGGTGAAAGTCGGCATCGGCCCGGGCTCGATCTGCACCACCCGTATCGTCGCCGGCGTCGGCGTGCCGCAGATCACCGCGATCTCGAACGTCGCCGAAGCCCTCGAAGGCACGGGCGTGCCCTGCATCGCCGACGGCGGCATCCGCTTCTCGGGCGACATCTCGAAGGCGCTGGCCGCCGGCGCCCACACCGTCATGATGGGCTCGATGTTCGCCGGCACCGAAGAAGCGCCGGGCGAAGTGATCCTGTACCAGGGCCGCAGCTACAAGGGCTACCGCGGCATGGGTTCGCTGGGCGCGATGGCCGAAGGTTCGGCCGACCGCTACTTCCAGGAAGCCTCGAGCAAGGCCGACAAGTTCGTCCCGGAAGGCATCGAAGGCCGCGTCGCCTACAAGGGCAGCGTGCTGGCCATCATCTACCAGCTGGTCGGCGGCGTGCGCCAGTCGATGGGCTACTGCGGCTGCGCGACCATCGAAGAGCTGCGCGCGAAAGCCGAGTTCGTCGAGATCACCTCGGCCGGCATGCGTGAATCGCACGTGCACGACGTGCAGATCACGAAGGAAGCGCCGAACTACCGCTCCGAGTAA
- a CDS encoding DUF4124 domain-containing protein, with protein sequence MKRQWPRLLCAGALALTSLFAHAQYSWIDDKGTRVFSDRPPPPGTPPARILKTPRGLEPREPQPEPAAPAEKQAAPDWKQRETDYRKRAEKRSKEEEEALAANKARAAECDTARVELARLNSGARLVRIDKNGEHDYLSDEERAQRQEKARRRLAQCP encoded by the coding sequence ATGAAACGACAATGGCCGCGCCTGCTGTGCGCGGGCGCCCTGGCCCTGACCTCCCTCTTCGCCCATGCCCAGTACAGCTGGATCGACGACAAGGGTACGCGCGTGTTCTCGGACCGCCCGCCGCCGCCCGGCACGCCGCCGGCGCGCATCCTGAAGACACCGCGCGGGCTGGAACCGCGCGAACCGCAGCCCGAGCCGGCAGCGCCGGCCGAGAAACAGGCTGCGCCGGACTGGAAGCAGCGCGAGACGGACTACCGGAAGCGCGCCGAGAAACGGAGCAAGGAAGAGGAGGAAGCGCTTGCCGCGAACAAGGCGCGGGCCGCCGAATGCGATACGGCGCGCGTCGAGCTGGCGCGCTTGAATTCAGGCGCGCGCCTGGTGCGCATCGACAAGAACGGCGAGCACGACTACTTGTCGGACGAGGAACGCGCGCAGCGCCAGGAAAAGGCGCGCCGCCGGCTGGCGCAATGCCCTTGA
- a CDS encoding RnfH family protein yields MAQLADALQVYVVYATPQDEFIHPMRVAPGATIGQAIEGSGVLARFPEINLVTQPVGIYGKKKTLDTVLRDRDRIELYRPLVADPKDSRRKRAAKKQNA; encoded by the coding sequence ATGGCTCAGTTGGCGGATGCGCTGCAGGTCTACGTCGTGTACGCCACGCCGCAGGACGAATTCATCCATCCGATGCGCGTCGCGCCCGGCGCCACCATCGGCCAGGCGATCGAAGGCAGCGGCGTGCTGGCGCGCTTCCCGGAGATCAACCTGGTGACCCAGCCGGTCGGCATCTACGGCAAGAAGAAGACGCTGGACACGGTGCTGCGCGACCGCGACCGCATCGAACTCTACCGGCCGCTGGTGGCCGATCCGAAGGATTCGCGGCGCAAGCGCGCGGCGAAGAAGCAGAACGCGTAG
- a CDS encoding type II toxin-antitoxin system RatA family toxin, producing the protein MAVVHKSVFLGYSAEQMFDLVAKVEDYPKFLPWCSGVKLLERTEDNLTASLQINFHGVKQSFTTSNHNQRPTQMKMHLVDGPFKMLEAVWSFKALRADACKIDFDMQYEFSSVILEQIVGPVFGMIANTMVDSFCKRAEQVYGV; encoded by the coding sequence ATGGCAGTAGTGCACAAATCAGTTTTCTTGGGCTATAGCGCCGAGCAAATGTTCGACCTCGTTGCGAAGGTTGAAGATTATCCGAAGTTTCTTCCCTGGTGCAGCGGCGTGAAGCTCCTGGAACGGACCGAGGACAACTTGACCGCGTCCCTGCAAATCAACTTCCATGGCGTGAAGCAGAGCTTTACCACCTCCAACCACAACCAGCGTCCGACCCAGATGAAGATGCACCTGGTCGACGGACCTTTCAAGATGCTGGAAGCGGTGTGGTCCTTCAAGGCCCTGCGCGCCGACGCCTGCAAGATCGACTTCGACATGCAGTACGAGTTCTCGAGCGTGATCCTGGAACAGATCGTGGGACCGGTGTTCGGCATGATCGCCAACACCATGGTCGATTCCTTCTGCAAGCGTGCCGAGCAGGTATATGGCGTCTGA
- the smpB gene encoding SsrA-binding protein SmpB yields MSIIDNKKAFFDYFIEDRYEAGLVLQGWEIKAIREGRVQIKEAYVVVRNGELFLFGAHISALTATSAWSHPEALRTRKLLLHKAEIEKLVGKVERSGYTLVPLNLHFKGGRVKCEVGLAKGKKQHDKRDTERDRDAKREIEKAMKNNRR; encoded by the coding sequence ATGAGCATTATTGATAATAAGAAAGCCTTTTTCGACTACTTCATCGAAGACCGCTACGAGGCCGGCCTGGTCCTGCAAGGCTGGGAAATCAAGGCGATCCGCGAGGGCCGCGTCCAGATCAAGGAAGCCTACGTCGTCGTACGCAACGGCGAGCTGTTCCTGTTCGGCGCCCACATCAGCGCCCTGACCGCCACCTCCGCCTGGAGCCATCCGGAAGCCCTTCGCACCCGCAAGCTGCTGCTGCACAAGGCCGAGATCGAGAAGCTGGTCGGCAAGGTCGAGCGCTCCGGCTACACCCTGGTGCCGCTGAACCTGCACTTCAAGGGCGGCCGCGTGAAGTGCGAAGTCGGCCTGGCCAAGGGCAAGAAGCAGCACGACAAGCGCGACACCGAGCGCGACCGCGACGCCAAGCGCGAGATCGAAAAGGCGATGAAGAACAACCGCCGCTGA
- a CDS encoding CheR family methyltransferase, which produces MHDPANSPSTPPTEPGVVPSTIDFPVVGIGASAGGLPALLRFFENMPRHTGMAYVVILHLSPKHKSSADQVLQRATRMPVLQVLNPVQVRPDHVYVIPPNRHLTMVDSYLGLTDLERPRGSHIAIDIFFRTLAEVHRERAVAIVMSGTGADGAVGLTRIKEQGGLTIAQSPADAEHEDMPDAAIRTGAVDFVLPVVDMPQKLIELWENARVIEMPAVGDGEEQIAHTVRAELAEQAEEALQRVISLLLNRTGHDFKQYKRATVLRRIERRMQVRGVHTLPDYRSLLEGDGRECSALLDDMLIGVTNFFRDREAFEALEREIIPELFKDKGPLDEVRVWTAACSTGEEAYSLAMLLADHAADMPQPPPFQVFASDIDSGAIAQARAGNYPSSIITDVAPSHLRRHFTKDNDRYQIRKPIRDRILFAAHNVLRDPPFSRLDLVSCRNLLIYLNREVQARVLEMFHFALKPGGYLFLGGSESADSVADYFVPVDKKNRIYRARQTARTPGSGTHLPSHVSRLPESIQRPPVRRQFSYAEVHQRALARSAPPSVVLDKDLNIVHMTQQAGQFLRMGGGEPSRNVLALVLPALRLELRGALYQVQHGSPAVECRPIPVEMHDRAPVIGMKLRAFHDDDSAEDFVLVLFDEAAPNAEPGTAGAPRDDLVLTQLEAELQRTKEQLQETIEHSEISTEELRASNEELQAINEELRSATEELETSKEELQSVNEELITVNYELKVKVEETGKANDDLNNLIASTDIATIFVDSMLRIKRFTPRATDIFSIIASDLGRSLLDLTHRLDYEQLADDVNATFVTLRPVEREVRSDDGSWYIVRLLPYRTTEDRIEGAILTFFDISARRQAEELARASEARMRMVAESASDYAIITMDAEGRATSWNRGAERMFGHTETEMLGQTLERLFTPEDLAAGAREQEMERARKDGRAEDERWHLRKDGSRFYASGVTSPLGANAEYGYAKIARDETERQRQTSERDEALSHEHQERTGAEHAAAMKDQFLAIMSHELRQPLNMISINADLLSRMAEVRAAATALRCTEAIRTSVLSQAKIIEDLLDLSRIRTGKLALHVAPLDAGKTVGAIVDVARADPSARGLEIAAIGLDAGLVVMADAVRFEQVVMNLLSNAVKFTPQGGRIEVRLGQEDGALRLDVIDTGQGIAQGALSKVFEMFGQPNSVTTRAKGGLGIGLALVRELVALHGGRIEVRSDGIGKGACFSVWLPLLEQGHGQPAGAPAEHQRDVAGLRILLVDDVEDAVLVMKSLLDMYGAEVLVATSARQALEILARAEVDLLVSDISMPEMDGYALLREVRKLPPHAELPAVAVTGLAREQDIAMARQAGFSAHLGKPLSVDRLLSIIPGLMRRPAAQ; this is translated from the coding sequence ATGCACGACCCCGCCAATTCGCCCAGCACCCCTCCGACCGAACCCGGTGTCGTGCCGAGCACGATCGACTTCCCGGTCGTCGGCATCGGCGCTTCGGCCGGCGGATTGCCGGCGCTGCTGCGCTTCTTCGAGAACATGCCGCGCCATACCGGCATGGCCTACGTGGTCATCCTGCACCTCTCGCCCAAGCACAAGAGCTCGGCCGACCAGGTGCTGCAGCGCGCCACCCGCATGCCGGTGCTCCAGGTCCTCAATCCGGTGCAGGTCCGGCCCGACCACGTGTACGTGATCCCGCCCAACCGCCACCTGACGATGGTCGACAGCTACCTCGGCCTGACCGACCTGGAGCGGCCGCGCGGCAGCCACATCGCGATCGACATCTTCTTCCGTACCCTGGCCGAGGTCCACCGCGAGCGCGCGGTGGCGATCGTCATGTCGGGCACCGGTGCCGACGGCGCGGTCGGCCTCACGAGGATCAAGGAACAGGGCGGCCTGACGATCGCGCAGTCGCCGGCCGACGCCGAGCACGAGGACATGCCGGACGCCGCGATCCGCACCGGCGCGGTCGACTTCGTGCTGCCGGTGGTCGACATGCCGCAGAAGCTGATCGAGCTGTGGGAGAACGCGCGCGTCATCGAGATGCCGGCCGTTGGCGACGGCGAGGAGCAGATCGCGCACACGGTGCGTGCGGAGCTTGCGGAACAGGCGGAGGAAGCGCTGCAGCGGGTGATCTCGCTGCTGCTGAACCGCACCGGCCACGACTTCAAGCAGTACAAGCGCGCCACCGTGCTGCGCCGGATCGAGCGCCGCATGCAGGTGCGCGGCGTGCACACCCTGCCCGACTACCGCTCCCTGCTCGAGGGCGACGGACGCGAATGCAGCGCGCTGCTCGACGACATGCTGATCGGCGTGACCAACTTCTTCCGCGACCGCGAAGCCTTCGAAGCCCTCGAGCGCGAGATCATCCCCGAACTGTTCAAGGACAAGGGCCCCCTGGATGAGGTCAGGGTCTGGACGGCGGCCTGCTCCACCGGCGAGGAAGCCTATTCGCTGGCGATGCTGCTGGCCGACCACGCCGCCGACATGCCCCAGCCGCCGCCCTTCCAGGTGTTCGCCTCCGACATCGACAGCGGCGCCATCGCCCAGGCCAGGGCCGGCAACTATCCGTCCTCGATCATCACCGACGTCGCGCCCAGCCACCTGCGCCGCCATTTCACCAAGGACAACGACCGCTACCAGATCCGCAAGCCGATCCGCGACCGCATCCTGTTCGCCGCCCACAACGTGCTGCGCGACCCGCCGTTCTCGCGCCTCGACCTGGTCTCCTGCCGCAATTTGCTGATCTACCTGAACCGCGAGGTCCAGGCGCGCGTGCTGGAAATGTTCCACTTCGCGCTGAAGCCGGGCGGCTACCTGTTCCTGGGCGGCTCCGAGTCCGCCGATTCGGTAGCGGACTACTTCGTCCCGGTGGACAAGAAGAACCGCATCTACCGCGCGCGCCAGACCGCGCGCACGCCGGGCTCGGGCACCCACCTGCCGAGCCATGTCAGCCGCCTGCCGGAATCGATCCAGCGCCCGCCGGTGCGGCGCCAGTTCTCCTACGCCGAGGTGCACCAGCGCGCGCTGGCGCGGTCGGCCCCGCCCTCGGTGGTGCTCGACAAGGATTTGAACATCGTCCACATGACGCAGCAGGCCGGCCAGTTCCTGCGCATGGGCGGCGGCGAACCGTCGCGCAACGTGCTGGCGCTGGTGCTGCCGGCGCTGCGCCTCGAACTGCGCGGCGCGCTGTACCAGGTCCAGCACGGCAGCCCGGCCGTCGAATGCCGCCCGATCCCGGTCGAGATGCACGACCGTGCGCCGGTCATCGGCATGAAGCTGCGCGCCTTCCATGACGACGACAGCGCGGAAGATTTCGTGCTGGTCCTGTTCGACGAAGCGGCGCCGAATGCCGAGCCGGGGACGGCCGGGGCGCCGCGCGACGACCTGGTCCTGACCCAGCTCGAGGCCGAGCTGCAGCGCACCAAGGAGCAGCTGCAGGAAACGATCGAGCATTCCGAGATCTCGACCGAGGAGCTGCGCGCCTCGAACGAGGAACTCCAGGCAATCAACGAAGAGCTGCGCTCCGCCACCGAGGAACTCGAGACCAGCAAGGAAGAGCTGCAGTCGGTGAACGAGGAGCTCATCACCGTCAACTACGAGCTCAAGGTGAAGGTCGAGGAGACCGGCAAGGCCAACGACGACCTGAACAACCTGATCGCCTCGACCGACATCGCCACCATCTTCGTCGACAGCATGCTGCGCATCAAGCGCTTCACGCCGCGCGCGACCGACATCTTCAGCATCATCGCCTCCGACCTCGGGCGCTCGCTGCTGGACCTGACCCACCGGCTCGACTACGAGCAACTGGCCGACGACGTCAACGCCACCTTCGTGACCCTGCGCCCGGTCGAGCGCGAAGTGCGCAGCGACGACGGCAGCTGGTACATCGTGCGCCTGCTGCCCTACCGCACCACCGAGGACCGGATCGAAGGCGCGATCCTGACCTTCTTCGACATCAGCGCACGGCGCCAGGCCGAGGAGCTGGCGCGCGCCAGCGAGGCGCGCATGCGCATGGTGGCTGAAAGCGCCAGCGACTACGCCATCATCACGATGGATGCCGAGGGCCGCGCCACCAGCTGGAACCGGGGCGCCGAACGGATGTTCGGCCACACCGAGACGGAAATGCTGGGCCAGACGCTGGAGCGCCTGTTCACGCCGGAAGACCTGGCGGCCGGTGCGCGCGAGCAGGAGATGGAGCGCGCGCGGAAAGACGGTCGCGCCGAGGACGAGCGCTGGCACCTGCGCAAGGACGGCAGCCGCTTCTACGCCAGCGGCGTCACCAGCCCGCTCGGCGCGAACGCGGAATACGGCTACGCCAAGATCGCCCGCGACGAGACCGAACGCCAGCGCCAGACCAGCGAGCGCGACGAGGCGCTCAGCCACGAACACCAGGAGCGTACCGGCGCCGAGCACGCCGCGGCGATGAAGGACCAGTTCCTGGCCATCATGTCGCACGAGCTGCGCCAGCCGCTCAACATGATCAGCATTAATGCCGACCTCTTGTCGCGCATGGCCGAGGTGCGCGCTGCCGCCACCGCCCTGCGCTGCACCGAAGCGATCCGCACCTCGGTTCTCAGCCAGGCCAAGATCATCGAAGACCTGCTCGACCTGTCGCGCATCCGCACCGGCAAGCTGGCGCTGCACGTGGCGCCGCTCGACGCCGGCAAGACGGTCGGCGCGATCGTCGACGTCGCGCGCGCCGACCCGTCCGCGCGCGGGCTCGAGATCGCGGCCATCGGCCTGGATGCCGGGCTGGTCGTGATGGCGGACGCGGTGCGCTTCGAGCAGGTCGTCATGAACCTGCTCAGCAACGCGGTCAAGTTCACGCCCCAGGGCGGGCGCATCGAAGTCCGGCTCGGCCAGGAAGACGGCGCCCTGCGCCTGGACGTGATCGATACCGGCCAGGGCATCGCCCAGGGCGCCCTGTCGAAGGTGTTCGAGATGTTCGGCCAGCCGAATTCCGTCACCACCCGCGCCAAGGGCGGCCTCGGGATCGGCCTGGCGCTGGTGCGCGAGCTGGTCGCCCTGCACGGCGGCCGCATCGAGGTGCGCTCGGACGGCATCGGCAAGGGCGCCTGCTTCTCGGTCTGGCTGCCGCTGCTGGAACAAGGGCATGGCCAGCCGGCCGGCGCGCCCGCCGAACACCAGCGCGACGTCGCCGGCCTGCGCATCCTGCTGGTCGACGACGTCGAGGACGCGGTACTGGTCATGAAATCGCTGCTGGACATGTACGGCGCCGAGGTGCTGGTCGCGACCAGCGCGCGCCAGGCGCTCGAGATCCTCGCCCGCGCCGAGGTCGACCTGCTGGTCTCGGACATCTCGATGCCCGAGATGGACGGCTATGCGCTGCTGCGCGAAGTGCGCAAGCTGCCGCCCCACGCCGAGCTGCCGGCGGTGGCCGTGACCGGACTGGCGCGCGAGCAGGACATCGCGATGGCGCGCCAGGCGGGCTTCTCGGCCCACCTCGGCAAGCCGCTCTCGGTGGACCGCCTGCTGTCCATCATTCCGGGACTGATGCGGCGCCCCGCGGCGCAGTGA
- a CDS encoding amidohydrolase family protein, translating into MQSLARSLVLAAMMCGAAAQVQSAAQAPVGDYHQHIFSARDIAFAGPATTLRPLDAKDLIALLDAAGIRKATLLSIAYQFGKPGVQVADEAGMVRAENDWTAAQAARYPDRLLAFCSFNPLKDYALRELKRCGGQAGTARGIKLHFGNSDVQLDDPAHVARLREVFAAANAAHMAIVVHLRASIGKGRPYGARQAKIFIEQLLPAAPDVTVQVAHFAGSGPGYEDPPARAAMAELAAAVARRDPRTRKLVFDVASIVDRDIGPELAQLVADTIRQVGTGRVLYGTDAAQGDNLRPRESWEAFRKLPLSDKEFAQIAANVPPYFR; encoded by the coding sequence ATGCAGTCGCTTGCACGCAGTCTTGTCCTGGCCGCCATGATGTGCGGCGCCGCCGCCCAGGTGCAAAGCGCGGCGCAGGCGCCGGTCGGCGATTACCACCAGCACATCTTCAGCGCCCGCGACATCGCCTTCGCCGGTCCGGCGACCACGCTGCGGCCGCTCGACGCGAAAGACCTGATCGCCCTGCTGGACGCGGCCGGCATCCGCAAGGCGACCCTGCTGTCGATCGCCTACCAGTTCGGCAAGCCGGGCGTGCAGGTGGCGGACGAAGCCGGCATGGTGCGCGCGGAAAACGACTGGACCGCGGCGCAGGCGGCGCGTTATCCGGACCGCCTGCTCGCCTTCTGCAGCTTCAATCCGCTGAAGGATTACGCGCTGCGGGAACTGAAACGCTGCGGCGGCCAGGCCGGCACGGCGCGCGGCATCAAGCTCCACTTCGGGAATTCGGACGTGCAGCTCGACGACCCCGCCCATGTGGCGCGCCTGCGCGAGGTGTTCGCCGCCGCCAACGCGGCGCACATGGCGATCGTGGTGCACCTGCGCGCGAGCATCGGCAAGGGCCGGCCCTACGGCGCGCGCCAGGCGAAGATCTTCATTGAACAGCTGCTGCCGGCCGCGCCCGACGTGACGGTGCAGGTGGCGCACTTCGCCGGCAGCGGTCCGGGCTACGAGGATCCGCCGGCGCGCGCGGCGATGGCCGAACTGGCCGCGGCGGTCGCCCGGCGCGACCCGCGCACCCGCAAGCTGGTGTTCGACGTCGCCTCGATCGTCGACCGCGACATCGGGCCGGAGCTGGCGCAACTGGTGGCGGACACCATCCGCCAGGTCGGGACGGGCAGGGTGCTGTACGGGACCGACGCGGCCCAGGGCGACAACCTGCGCCCGCGCGAATCCTGGGAAGCGTTCAGGAAGCTGCCGCTGAGCGACAAGGAATTCGCGCAGATCGCCGCCAACGTCCCGCCGTACTTCCGCTGA